The Streptomyces sp. R28 region GAGGCGCGCGGACAGGCCGAACGCGCCCAGCGCGACGGCGACTTCGACACCGCCAGCAAGCTGCTCTACGGCGAGATCCCGGCCCTGGAGCGGGACTTGGAGGCCGCCTCGCAGGCCGAGGAGGAAGCCGCCAAGAGCACGATGGTCAAGGAGGAGGTCGGCTCGGACGACATCGCCGACACCGTCGCCGCCTGGACCGGCATCCCCGCGGGCCGCCTCCTGGAGGGCGAGACCCAGAAACTCCTGCGCATGGAGGAGGAGCTGGGCAAGCGGCTCATCGGCCAGACCGAGGCCGTGCGGGCCGTGTCCGACGCCGTGCGGCGCACCCGCGCCGGCATCGCCGACCCCGACCGCCCGACCGGCTCCTTCCTCTTCCTCGGCCCGACCGGCGTCGGCAAGACCGAACTCGCCAAGGCCCTCGCCGACTTCCTCTTCGACGACGAGCGGGCGATGGTCCGCATCGACATGTCGGAGTACGGCGAGAAGCACACCGTGGCCCGGCTGGTCGGCGCGCCTCCCGGTTACGTCGGCTACGAGGAGGGCGGCCAGCTGACCGAGGCGGTGCGCAGGCGGCCGTACAGCGTCGTGCTGCTCGACGAGGTGGAGAAGGCGCACCCCGAGGTCTTCGACATCCTGCTGCAGGTGCTGGACGACGGGCGGCTGACGGACGGTCAGGGCCGTACGGTCGACTTCCGCAACGCGATCCTGGTGCTGACGTCGAACCTGGGCAGCCAGTTCCTGGTCGACCCGATCACCAGCGAGGCGGAGAAGAAGGAGCAGGTGCTGGAGGTGGTCCGGTCCTCCTTCAAGCCGGAGTTCCTCAACCGCCTGGACGACCTGGTGGTCTTCTCGGCCCTGGCGAAGGACGAGCTGGCGCGGATCGCGCAGCTCCAGATCGACCGCCTGGCCAAGCGGCTGGCCGAGCGCCGGCTGTCCCTGGAGGTCACCCCCGGGGCCCTGGCCTGGCTCGCCGACGAGGGCAACGACCCGGCCTACGGTGCCCGCCCCCTGCGCCGCCTCATCCAGACCGCGATCGGCGACCGCCTGGCCAAGGAGATCCTCTCCGGCGAGATCAAGGACGGCGACACGGTCCGGGTGGACGCCTTCGGGGACGGTCTGATCGTGGGGCCGGCGACCGGAAAGACGCTGTGACCCGGCAAGAAGCCGTGATGGCGGGTACCCGGTAGGTCCGGGTACCCGCCAGGAGTGACCGGATCGAGTCAGCCGAGGGCTGACAGCCCCGGCGGGGCTTGCCACCCCCCTCCCCGGATGGGGGAGGATGGCGGAATCCGTACGAAGGGAAAATCACGGTGAGCATCGACCCGTCCTCGATTCCGAACTTCGGGGGTCAGCAGCAGCCGCAGCCCGGCCCGCCGCCCGGCCCCGTTGTCCCGGATCAGGACCTCGTGAAGCAGCTCCTGGACCAGATGGAGCTGAAGTACGTCGTCGACGACGAGGGTGACCTCGCGGCGCCGTGGGAGCAGTTCCGTACGTATTTCATGTTCCGTGGCGAGGACGACCAGGCGGTCTTCTCGGTGCGGACGTTCTACGACCGGCCCCACAAGATCGACGAGAAGCCCCTGCTTCTGGAGTCGATCGACGACTGGAACCGCCGGACCCTGTGGCCGAAGGTCTACAGCCACACGCACGACGACGGCACCGTCCGCCTGATCGGCGAGGCGCAGATGCTGATCGGCACCGGCGTGAGCCTGGAGCACTTCGTCTCGTCGACGGTCAGCTGGGTGCGGGCCGCCATCGAGTTCGACAAGTGGCTCGTGGAGCAGCTCGGCCTGGAGCAGGAGATCAACGAGGCGGAGAAGCCCGAGGAAGAAGACGGCGAGTAAGCCGCGACAGCAGGCGCGGCCTACGGCGGCGTACCGGCGATCACGACCGGGTACGCGCCGTGGGCGAGGGAGAGCCCGGCCAGGGCACCGGCCATCACGGCCGCGTGCCGGGCCGGGCTCTCGCCGTCTGCGCCGCGGCGCCTGTCCACAGGCTGTGGGTAACCCTCCGGCGAGGAGGGGTCAGCCCGCCAGGGACTTGAGCCGGCGCACCGCCTCCTCCAGGACCGCCGTCTGCTTGCAGAACGCGAACCGTACGAACGGCGCCCCCGCCTCCCGGTGGTCGTAGAAGACCGCGTTGGGGATGGCGACCACCCCGGCCCGCTCCGGCAGCGCGCGGCAGAAGGCGAAGCCGTCCGACTCGCCGAGTGGCCGGATGTCGGTGGTGATGAAGTAGGTGCCCGCGGGCTTGAAGACCTCGAACCCCGCCTCCGTCAGACCCGCCGCCAGCAGGTCCCGCTTGGCCAGCATGTCCGCGCGGAAGGCCGCGAAGTAGCTGTCGGGAAGGGCGAGGGCCTCGGCGACGGCGTACTGGAACGGCCCCGACGAGACGTACGTCAGGAACTGCTTCGCCGACCGCACCGCCGTGACCAGGCCGGACGGCGCGCTCACCCAGCCGACCTTCCAGCCGGTGAAGGAGAACGTCTTGCCCGCCGACCCGATGGTCACCGTCCGCTCCCGCATACCCGGGAACGTGGCGAGTGGAAGGTGCTCGGCGCCGTCGAAGACCAGGTGCTCGTACACCTCGTCGGTCACGACGAGCAGGTCCCGCTCGACCGCCAGCTCGGCGATCGCGGCCAGCTCCTCGCGGGTGAGGACCGTGCCGGTGGGGTTGTGCGGGGTGTTGATGAGCAGCAGCCGGGTGCGGTCCGTCACCGCGGCGCGCAGCTCGTCCAGATCGAGCCGGAAGCTGCCCTCGCCCGGGCGCAGGGTGACCGGCCCGCGCGTGCCGCCCGCCATGGCGATGCAGGCCGCGTAGGAGTCGTAGTACGGCTCGAAGGCGATGACCTCGTCGCCGGGCTCCAGCAGCGCGAGCAGCGTGGCCGCGATGGCCTCGGTGGCGCCCGCGGTGACCAGGACCTCCGTGTCCGGGTCGTACGACAGCCCGTAGCGCCGCTTCTGGTGGGCGGCGACGGCGCCTCGCAGCTCGGGGACGCCGGGACCCGGCGGGTACTGGTTGCCGCGCCCGTCCCGCAGGGCCCGTACGGCCGCCTCGCGGACCTCCTCGGGGCCGTCGGTGTCGGGGAAGCCCTGACCCAGGTTGATGGACCCGGTCCGCAGGGCCAGTGCGGACATCTCGGCGAAGATCGTCGTCCCGAACTCGGCGAGGCGGCGATTGAGCAGGGGGCGGGAAATGGAGGTCATGCCGGTCATCCTCCGCCCAAGCTCTGGACTTGCTCAACTCTGCTTTGGGTCGTGAGACGGCCGGGCATCTGACTCCCACGCACCGAGCGGGAGGCGCCCACGGGGGGACGCCTCGGTCCGCTTCGGGGGAACGGAAGGAGGCTGACGCCATGACGATAGTCATCGTGGGGGCGCTGGTCGCAGTGGGGTTCGTAGTGATCGTCGTGTCCGTCGCACGTGCCGGCGGAGGTCCGGCCCACCGCACGCACAGCCGTCGGGGCGGCTCGCACGGCAGTGGAAGCGGCAGCTGGTGGGCTGGCGGGGGAGACAGCGGCGGCTCGTCCTGTGGGGGCGGCTCGTCGTGCGGAGGCGGGTCGTCGTGCGGTGGCGGGTCGTCCTGCGGAGGGGGCGGTGGCGGGGGCGGATGCGGTGGCGGCAGCAGCTGACACGGGGCAGCTGAGTTCCCGAGGGGGAACCGCATCCGGAGGGAGCGGGGCCGGCGCCTGGACCGGCCCCGCTTTGCTGTTTTCGCACGGCTTTCGGCGGGGGTAGGTGCGCCCCGGCGCACGCCGGAGTTGAACAGTTGAGCTGATAAGCCCTCTGAGGGATGGAAACCCTACGAACTTGGGTAAAAACGCTGTGGTGGCGCCACCGTTCATGATTCAGTGAAATTCACCAACGCAGCCCCTCGGACGTCCCGCGGACACTCCTTCTGACCGGCCGACTGGGCTGACCCGGCCGACCTCCCGGTGTCGGCCGGGGGTGCGCCGGAGACCGATACCTCCCTTTCTTTGCGTGCTAGCGGAGCCCATCCATGCTCACGACCCTGAACACCGCCTATACCGACACGCGCGCGGCCGACCTCGCCTGGGCCCTGGGGCGGGACCCGCTGCCCGCGCTGGCCACACTCGACCTCGAACTGACCGGCGCAAAGCTTGAGTTGAGACTGCTCGGCGCGTCCCACCAGGTACTCCTGCAGGAGGAGCGGGGCATCTGCTCGGAGACGGTGGCATGCATGCCGGGCAGCAGCACGCCGCTGCCGCTCGGTGTGGCCAAGCGGGTGGGCGACTGGGAGTACGAGTTCGCAGCCCGGGTGGAGGTCCTGTCACCGGGTCAGTTCGCGGGCCGCGCACAGGAGTTGCTGGCACTGGTGGCCGACCACCCGCACGGCCTCGCCGGCGTGTTCCCCGGCAGCCCGCACGCCTTCACAGCGCTGCTGGCCCAGCACCACGAAGGCCAGATGCACTGGCGGACGTGGCACGCCTATCCACAGGACGGGCAGTTGGTGGCCACGCGGACGCGGGTGGGGGTGCGGGTGGTCACGGGTGCGCCTCGGTGCCGGCCAGGATCCCTCAGACGGTCCGAGGGTGCCCCCTCCGAAGCAGTGTGAGCACGAGGCCCGTTCGGGGCCTGAGCCGAGGGTCCGGGCCGACGGCACCCGGGCGGCGACGCAAACGTCCCCCGCGTCAACAACACACGTGTGGGTGACCCAGCGTGCCGCAGGCGTAACGTACCGTCGGCAACGTGATCGAGCCGCACGCCCCCGCCCCACCCGGCGCAGCGCCGTCCCGGGGCGGCTGCGCGCGGCTTCCGGTCCGGCCGGGCACGGGGCGGTTCCTGGTCCTCACGGGCGTCTTCGTCTGCGCCGCCTGCGGGCTCGTGTACGAACTCGAACTCGTCGCCCTCGCCTCGTACTTGATCGGTGACTCGGTCACCCAGGCCTCCGTCGTGCTGTCCGTCATGGTCTTCGCGATGGGCATCGGCTCCCTCTGCGCCAAGCGCCTGCGCCCGCTCGCCGCAGCCGGCTTCGGGGCCGTCGAGGCCGTACTCGCCCTCGTCGGCGGCTGCAGCGCGCTCGCCCTGTACGCCGTCTTCGCCTGGACCGGCGACTGGGGCGGCCTGTGGGCCAACGGCCCCCGCTGCCTCCTCGTCGCCTTCTCCCTCACCATCGGTCTGCTGATCGGCGCCGAAGTGCCGCTGCTGATGGAGCTGATCCAGCGCATCCGGCGCCAGGACGCCGGCGGTGCGGTGGCCGACCTGTTCGCCGCGGACTACGTCGGCGCCCTCGTCGGCGGCCTCGCCTTCCCCTTCCTCCTCCTGCCCCTGCTGGGCCAGTTGACCGCGACCCTGATCACCGGCGCCGTCAACGCCGTCGCGGGCGGCGCGCTGGTCCTCGGCCTGTTCCGCGGGGACCTGACCCGCCGCGCCCGCTGGCTGCTGGTGATCGCCAACCTCACGGTGCTCGGCGTCCTCGCCGCGGCCGCCGTACTCGTCGACGACTTCGAACGGGCGGCCCGGCACGCGGTGTACGGGCGGGACGTACGGGTGGCGGTCCAGACGGACGTCCAGGAGGTCGTCATCACCGGCGGCACGCACGGCCGCCCCCTCGACCTCTTCCTCGACGGCCGCCTCCGGGTCAGCGGCCGCGACGAACGCCGCTACCACGAGGCGCTGGTCCACCCCGCGATGAACGGCGAGCACACGCGGGTACTGATCCTCGGTGGCGGGGACGGGCTGGCGGCTCGCGAGGTACTGCGCTACCCCGGGGTGCGGCGGGTCGACCTGGTCGAGGCCGACGCCGGGGTGGTGCGGCTGGCGCGCCGGGACCCGCCCCTGTCGAAGCTCAACCGTCACGC contains the following coding sequences:
- a CDS encoding DUF2617 family protein is translated as MLTTLNTAYTDTRAADLAWALGRDPLPALATLDLELTGAKLELRLLGASHQVLLQEERGICSETVACMPGSSTPLPLGVAKRVGDWEYEFAARVEVLSPGQFAGRAQELLALVADHPHGLAGVFPGSPHAFTALLAQHHEGQMHWRTWHAYPQDGQLVATRTRVGVRVVTGAPRCRPGSLRRSEGAPSEAV
- a CDS encoding pyridoxal phosphate-dependent aminotransferase → MTGMTSISRPLLNRRLAEFGTTIFAEMSALALRTGSINLGQGFPDTDGPEEVREAAVRALRDGRGNQYPPGPGVPELRGAVAAHQKRRYGLSYDPDTEVLVTAGATEAIAATLLALLEPGDEVIAFEPYYDSYAACIAMAGGTRGPVTLRPGEGSFRLDLDELRAAVTDRTRLLLINTPHNPTGTVLTREELAAIAELAVERDLLVVTDEVYEHLVFDGAEHLPLATFPGMRERTVTIGSAGKTFSFTGWKVGWVSAPSGLVTAVRSAKQFLTYVSSGPFQYAVAEALALPDSYFAAFRADMLAKRDLLAAGLTEAGFEVFKPAGTYFITTDIRPLGESDGFAFCRALPERAGVVAIPNAVFYDHREAGAPFVRFAFCKQTAVLEEAVRRLKSLAG
- a CDS encoding polyamine aminopropyltransferase — encoded protein: MIEPHAPAPPGAAPSRGGCARLPVRPGTGRFLVLTGVFVCAACGLVYELELVALASYLIGDSVTQASVVLSVMVFAMGIGSLCAKRLRPLAAAGFGAVEAVLALVGGCSALALYAVFAWTGDWGGLWANGPRCLLVAFSLTIGLLIGAEVPLLMELIQRIRRQDAGGAVADLFAADYVGALVGGLAFPFLLLPLLGQLTATLITGAVNAVAGGALVLGLFRGDLTRRARWLLVIANLTVLGVLAAAAVLVDDFERAARHAVYGRDVRVAVQTDVQEVVITGGTHGRPLDLFLDGRLRVSGRDERRYHEALVHPAMNGEHTRVLILGGGDGLAAREVLRYPGVRRVDLVEADAGVVRLARRDPPLSKLNRHAYDDPRVHVMTGDAFRRLRATPPALYDVVISDLPDPGITASTKLYSQEFYGLVRRALTPRGRLAVHAGPVSSRPRLFWTVDTTLRAAGLCTAPYRVRGRESGFALGPDRSAGPTRAPHDWGLILAARGERPALRLGAGEGAPRLGTLTQEGLVADAWAAEGSRVGGLGVSTLVHPRY
- a CDS encoding YbjN domain-containing protein, producing MSIDPSSIPNFGGQQQPQPGPPPGPVVPDQDLVKQLLDQMELKYVVDDEGDLAAPWEQFRTYFMFRGEDDQAVFSVRTFYDRPHKIDEKPLLLESIDDWNRRTLWPKVYSHTHDDGTVRLIGEAQMLIGTGVSLEHFVSSTVSWVRAAIEFDKWLVEQLGLEQEINEAEKPEEEDGE